GTCGAAGCTGGCCCCGACGACGGCGTCCTGGCGCAGGAAGCGGCGGGCCTCCAGGCCGTGGGCCGGCTCGACGCTGCGCAGGGTTCCGGCGGCCTCGGCATCGAGCTGCATGCGCGCCGCCAGTTCGAACCAGTAGGCGAGGTAGGTCGCCTCCTCGACCGATTTGCCGACGGTCAGCAGGCCGTGATGGGCCAGCAGGATGGCGCTCTTGCCGCCCAGCGCTTCGGAGATGATCCGGCCTTCCTCGTCGGCGACCGGCACGCCGGGCCATTCGGGCAGCCAGGCGCAATCGTCGTAGAGCGGCATCGCGTCCATATGGGCGCAGACCAGCGGCCGGCCGATCGTCGACAGGGCCGAGGCCGCCGGCGGGTGGGTGTGCACGATGCAGTGCGCGTCCGGACGGGCGCGGTAAATCCAGACATGGAAGCGGACGGCGGGGTTGGGGATGCCAGCGCCTTCGACCGTCCGGACGTTTTCGTCGACGCGCAGCAGGGTGTCTTCCGACGCTTCCTCGAAACCGGAACCGAGCGGCAGGGTCCACCAGCCGTCCGGCTCGGCGCGGACGGTGAGCTGGCCGGCGAGGCCCGCGGCGTGGCCGTTCGCCGCCAGGATGCGCGCCGCGAGCGCGAGTTTCGCCTTGTCCGTCCGCCCGACGGTCCGGAGGCTGCTGCCGATCGTGCTGTCGACGTGGGTGCGAATATCGTCGGGCATAACCGCCTCCCTGGTCCGGCGTCCGGATTTCGGCCGGCGAAATCGCGACCTACGAAATCGCGACGCACTGGTAAGTTTACCCGGACCGGAAAGATTTGTAATGTCCGCATCCTTCAGGCGGTTCGCCGGATCGATGCGCCGCCTTCAGACCAAGGTTCAAGGGAGGAAACCGCCATGAAACCTGTGCTCGCCGCGGCAGGCGTGGCCGTTGCGCTGACGGCGTTCGCGCCGGCGTCGCAGGCCGCCACCGAATTCGCCTTTTCCAACTGGATTCCGTGGACCCACAAATTGTCCACGCGCCTTCTGATCCCGTTGATGGATGTCATCGAGTCAAGGACCGAAGGCCGGGTGAAGTTCCGCAAGCTGCCCAAGCCGCTCGGTCATCCGCGCGCCCATATGG
This genomic interval from Rhodospirillaceae bacterium contains the following:
- a CDS encoding aldolase, with translation MPDDIRTHVDSTIGSSLRTVGRTDKAKLALAARILAANGHAAGLAGQLTVRAEPDGWWTLPLGSGFEEASEDTLLRVDENVRTVEGAGIPNPAVRFHVWIYRARPDAHCIVHTHPPAASALSTIGRPLVCAHMDAMPLYDDCAWLPEWPGVPVADEEGRIISEALGGKSAILLAHHGLLTVGKSVEEATYLAYWFELAARMQLDAEAAGTLRSVEPAHGLEARRFLRQDAVVGASFDHLARRDG